One Coffea arabica cultivar ET-39 chromosome 5c, Coffea Arabica ET-39 HiFi, whole genome shotgun sequence DNA window includes the following coding sequences:
- the LOC113688869 gene encoding uncharacterized protein isoform X1, with product MRFLREFMACCGSCSSTSMVKEEARLLVASAPPPGSETCGIRGRKRGRATGTGRSGRNSSSGGEWRPSLSSICEDNVLHERNKIDHHRHHHNHQEVPITVLQSSSSSPSSSSPSSERSLKRKITSAARPRSHCPREDVSFRRPAVHAVMPTFSPAPFMF from the exons ATGAGGTTCCTACGGGAATTCATGGCATGTTGTGGTTCATGCTCTTCAACATCGATGGTCAAGGAAGAAGCAAGGTTGTTGGTGGCTTCGGCGCCTCCGCCTGGCTCCGAAACATGCGGGATCAGAGGGCGGAAGCGAGGCAGGGCGACGGGGACGGGAAGGTCTGGTCGTAATTCCTCTTCCGGCGGGGAATGGCGGCCATCCTTGTCTTCGATTTGTGAAGACAACGTTTTACATGAGAGGAACAAAATTGATCATCATCGTCATCATCATAATCATCAAGAGGTGCCTATCACCGTCCtccaatcatcatcatcatcaccatcatcatcatcccCATCATCTGAGCGGAGTCTTAAAAGGAAGATTACGTCAGCGGCTAGGCCTCGTTCCCATTGTCCTCGAGAAGATGTCAG tttCAGGCGACCGGCAGTGCATGCAGTGATGCCAACGTTTTCACCAGCACCCTTCATGTTCTGA
- the LOC113689608 gene encoding (-)-germacrene D synthase-like: protein MEVVVEKLPVPRRSANYHPSVWGDHFLAYASQHKEKFFEGEGELQRLREEVRKMLTETPDEFPGKLDMIDTIQRLGVSYHFESEIEASLQKIFDAYSELNHKDGNDLHTTALRFRLLRQKGFHASCDVFDKFKNPEGDFKESLASDARGMLSLYEAANFGVHGEKVLDEALKFTSDNLESMVPNLSNFLAAQVVQALKVPIQKTLTRLGARQYISLYQQHESHDKLLLKFAKLDFNKLQKLHQKELSGLTKWWKGLDVATNLPFARDRLVECYFWILGVYFEPKYCFAREVLTKVISITSIIDDIYDVYATPDELIVFTDAIERWHINELDRLPSYMKHCYRALLDIYKEFEEKLAKEGQSDRVNYSKLEMKKLAKGYLQEAIWFHNGYVPKVEERMKVALVTAGYMMLATTSMVGMGDSLTAQTFDWVTNEPLIVRAASVIGRLMDDMAGHELEQEGGHVATAVECYVNEYGVTKREAFDEFNKQVANAWKDINGECLNSNAVPMAVLERVVNLAKVINLLYKDEEDWYTHSATKLKDTITTALIDPIPM from the exons ATGGAGGTTGTCGTTGAAAAACTACCAGTTCCCCGTCGCTCTGCCAATTATCATCCAAGCGTTTGGGGAGATCATTTTCTTGCGTATGCTTCTCAGCATAAG GAAAAGTTCTTCGAAGGAGAGGGAGAGCTTCAACGGCTAAGAGAAGAGGTTAGAAAGATGTTGACTGAAACTCCAGACGAGTTTCCTGGAAAGCTAGACATGATAGACACCATTCAGCGTCTTGGGGTGTCGTACCATTTTGAGAGCGAAATCGAGGCATCATTGCAGAAGATTTTCGATGCCTACAGTGAGTTGAATCACAAAGATGGCAATGATCTCCACACTACCGCTCTTCGTTTCCGATTACTCAGACAAAAAGGTTTTCATGCCTCTTGTG ACGTGTTCGACAAATTCAAGAACCCGGAAGGAGATTTTAAGGAATCCCTGGCGAGCGATGCGCGAGGAATGTTGAGCTTGTACGAAGCAGCAAACTTTGGAGTGCACGGGGAGAAGGTTTTGGACGAAGCGCTGAAATTTACTTCAGATAACCTCGAGTCCATGGTTCCAAACTTGAGCAATTTTCTTGCTGCACAAGTTGTTCAAGCTCTTAAGGTGCCGATCCAGAAAACTTTGACAAGGCTGGGAGCGAGGCAGTACATATCCCTCTACCAACAACATGAATCACATGATAAATTGTTGCTAAAATTTGCAAAATTGGATTTTAACAAATTGCAGAAGTTGCATCAGAAGGAACTGAGCGGTCTAACAAA ATGGTGGAAAGGCTTAGATGTTGCGACCAACTTGCCATTTGCAAGGGACCGATTGGTGGAGTGCTACTTTTGGATTTTGGGAGTGTATTTTGAGCCCAAATATTGCTTCGCTAGAGAAGTGCTAACAAAAGTAATCTCCATCACTTCCATCATCGACGACATTTATGATGTCTATGCGACTCCGGATGAATTAATCGTTTTCACAGATGCGATAGAACG GTGGCACATCAATGAATTGGATCGATTACCATCTTATATGAAACACTGTTACCGTGCCTTGCTGGATATCTACAAAGAATTCGAGGAAAAATTGGCCAAGGAAGGCCAGTCAGATAGAGTCAATTATTCAAAATTAGAG ATGAAAAAGTTAGCGAAGGGTTATCTTCAAGAGGCCATATGGTTTCACAATGGCTATGTCCCAAAAGTTGAGGAGCGCATGAAGGTTGCACTTGTTACAGCAGGATACATGATGCTAGCAACAACTTCCATGGTTGGAATGGGAGATTCTTTGACTGCACAAACCTTTGATTGGGTAACAAACGAACCATTAATCGTCAGAGCTGCATCGGTCATTGGTAGATTAATGGACGACATGGCCGGACACGAG CTGGAGCAGGAAGGAGGGCATGTGGCCACAGCTGTTGAGTGCTACGTGAATGAATATGGGGTTACAAAGCGAGAGGCATTTGACGAGTTTAACAAACAGGTAGCCAATGCTTGGAAAGATATTAATGGAGAATGCCTCAATTCAAATGCAGTGCCTATGGCCGTTCTTGAGCGAGTTGTGAACCTTGCAAAGGTCATAAATCTGTTATACAAAGACGAAGAAGATTGGTATACCCATTCTGCGACCAAGCTCAAGGACACCATTACCACTGCGCTTATAGATCCAATCCCAATGTGA
- the LOC113689607 gene encoding organelle RRM domain-containing protein 2, mitochondrial-like: MALRAAAKTAATAATAASPRGLSSLLFSTSTFPFNLPQSQTEKPPPAEPSTNLFVSGLSKRTTTEGLRTAFEKFGQVVDAKVVTDRASGFSKGFGFVRYASLEDAAAGIEGMDGKFLDGWVIFAEYARPRNTLPPPQNSFPRGVNNTRFQS; the protein is encoded by the exons ATGGCGTTGAGAGCGGCGGCGAAGACAGCTGCGACGGCGGCCACGGCTGCGTCGCCGAGGGGTCTGAGTTCCCTTTTATTTTCCACATCAACCTTTCCATTCAATCTACCGCAGTCTCAAACGGAGAAACCTCCTCCAGCTGAGCCCTCCACCAATCTCTTCGTCTCCG GCCTCAGCAAACGTACAACCACTGAAGGTCTCAGAACCGCCTTTGAGAAGTTTGGTCAAGTGGTTGATG CAAAAGTGGTAACTGATCGTGCATCTGGTTTTTCAAAGGGATTTGGTTTTGTTAGATATGCATCCTTAGAAGATGCTGCTGCCGGAATAGAGGGCATGGATGGCAAG TTTTTGGATGGCTGGGTTATCTTCGCTGAATATGCAAGACCAAGAAATACTCTGCCGCCACCTCAAAATTCGTTCCCCCGTGGTGTCAATAACACACGTTTCCAGAGTTGA
- the LOC113690804 gene encoding organic cation/carnitine transporter 4-like gives MTEAASRDPDVPDLQTPFLPRGKDADGDYRKHEKLCIDDMLQKYCGEFGFWQLRHFILASLAWALEAFHTMVMIFADREPGWRCLDGAAGSGCYPEAKSVCELEPGSWEWIGGPGTSTVAEFGLVCGQKYKVGLVQALFFGGCMIGAGVFGHLSDSRLGRKGSLIVVCILNGIFGCLTALSPGYRTYVLLRVLTGFSTGGAGLCSFVLSTEPIGPTKRGIAGMSTFYFFSGGIAVLSGIAYIFQSWRNLYIASSIPSVIFLAILCPFVSESPRWCLIRGKLSKAMKIMTNVAKSNGKHLPDGVILALDDDVNNHESKVRSDGKTDSGSKEAVTGSVVDVVRFPVTRVRLFLAVAINFTCSVVYYGLSLNVVNLGTNLYLSVLLNAVAELPAYFLTAILLDRFGRKPLAIGTQWFSGLFCVIGCLFKWFGTLEVVQMICGVLGIFGMAGTYNLLFIYTVELFPTVVRNAALGCATQAAQMGAILSPFVVVLGGGLPFAVFGACGILGGVLAYGLPETLNKPLYDTMTGMEDGEREGTVV, from the exons ATGACAGAAGCGGCGTCGCGGGATCCCGACGTCCCGGACCTCCAGACCCCTTTCCTCCCCCGGGGGAAAGACGCCGACGGAGACTATCGCAAACATGAAAAGCTATGCATAGATGACATGTTACAAAAATACTGCGGGGAGTTTGGGTTCTGGCAATTAAGACACTTCATCTTGGCAAGCTTGGCATGGGCTCTGGAAGCTTTTCACACCATGGTCATGATCTTCGCCGACCGTGAACCGGGGTGGCGGTGTTTGGACGGCGCCGCCGGTTCAGGATGTTATCCTGAAGCTAAAAGTGTGTGCGAGCTCGAGCCGGGTTCGTGGGAATGGATCGGTGGGCCGGGGACCTCGACGGTGGCCGAGTTCGGGTTGGTTTGTGGACAGAAATACAAGGTTGGATTGGTTCAAGCATTGTTTTTCGGAGGCTGCATGATTG GGGCTGGAGTATTTGGCCATCTATCAGACTCCAGATTAGGAAGAAAAGGCTCTCTAATTGTTGTTTGCATCTTAAATGGCATTTTCGGTTGCCTAACAGCACTCTCTCCTGGCTACCGGACTTATGTGCTGTTGCGGGTTCTTACCGGCTTCAGCACTGGTGGCGCTGGCCTCTGCTCCTTCGTCCTTTCCACCGAACCCATTGGCCCAACAAAGCGTGGCATCGCCGGAATGTCAACCTTCTATTTCTTCTCAGGCGGCATTGCCGTTCTCTCCGGTATAGCCTACATTTTCCAATCGTGGAGAAATCTCTATATAGCTTCATCCATACCTTCGGTTATTTTCCTCGCGATCCTATGCCCTTTTGTCTCCGAATCCCCTAGATGGTGCCTCATCAGAGGCAAGTTGAGCAAAGCCATGAAAATAATGACCAACGTTGCTAAATCAAACGGAAAGCACCTCCCTGATGGAGTCATCCTTGCCCTCGACGATGATGTCAACAACCATGAAAGTAAGGTTCGGAGTGATGGTAAAACTGATTCGGGATCGAAGGAAGCCGTAACAGGTTCTGTGGTAGACGTTGTTCGGTTCCCAGTCACAAGAGTCCGCTTATTTCTGGCGGTGGCTATTAATTTTACGTGCTCTGTGGTCTACTACGGCCTGAGCCTAAATGTTGTCAACCTGGGAACCAATCTTTACCTTAGTGTTCTCCTAAATGCGGTGGCGGAGCTGCCTGCTTATTTCCTAACAGCAATCCTGTTGGATAGATTCGGGCGAAAGCCGTTAGCCATTGGCACACAATGGTTCAGCGGCTTATTTTGCGTGATAGGGTGCCTGTTCAAGTGGTTTGGAACATTGGAAGTGGTTCAAATGATTTGCGGGGTTTTGGGGATATTTGGGATGGCTGGAACATACAACTTGTTATTTATCTACACCGTTGAACTGTTCCCGACTGTGGTCAGAAATGCAGCGCTTGGTTGTGCAACTCAGGCAGCGCAAATGGGAGCTATATTGTCACCATTTGTGGTGGTTTTGGGTGGGGGTTTGCCCTTTGCAGTATTTGGTGCATGTGGGATTTTGGGAGGAGTGTTAGCATATGGGCTTCCGGAAACCTTAAACAAGCCATTGTACGATACGATGACTGGAATGGAAGATGGAGAACGAGAAGGCACGGTTGTTTAA
- the LOC113688869 gene encoding uncharacterized protein isoform X2 produces MRFLREFMACCGSCSSTSMVKEEARLLVASAPPPGSETCGIRGRKRGRATGTGRSGRNSSSGGEWRPSLSSICEDNVLHERNKIDHHRHHHNHQEVPITVLQSSSSSPSSSSPSSERSLKRKITSAARPRSHCPREDVRRPAVHAVMPTFSPAPFMF; encoded by the exons ATGAGGTTCCTACGGGAATTCATGGCATGTTGTGGTTCATGCTCTTCAACATCGATGGTCAAGGAAGAAGCAAGGTTGTTGGTGGCTTCGGCGCCTCCGCCTGGCTCCGAAACATGCGGGATCAGAGGGCGGAAGCGAGGCAGGGCGACGGGGACGGGAAGGTCTGGTCGTAATTCCTCTTCCGGCGGGGAATGGCGGCCATCCTTGTCTTCGATTTGTGAAGACAACGTTTTACATGAGAGGAACAAAATTGATCATCATCGTCATCATCATAATCATCAAGAGGTGCCTATCACCGTCCtccaatcatcatcatcatcaccatcatcatcatcccCATCATCTGAGCGGAGTCTTAAAAGGAAGATTACGTCAGCGGCTAGGCCTCGTTCCCATTGTCCTCGAGAAGATGTCAG GCGACCGGCAGTGCATGCAGTGATGCCAACGTTTTCACCAGCACCCTTCATGTTCTGA
- the LOC113690398 gene encoding large ribosomal subunit protein uL2, with protein sequence MGRVIRAQRKGACSVFKSHTHHRKGPARFRSLDFGERNGYLKGVVNEIIHDPGRGAPLARVSFRHPFRYQQQKELFVAAEGMFTGQFVYCGKKATLMVGNVLPLRSIPEGAVVCNVEHKMGDRGVFARASGDYAIVISHNPDNGTTRIKLPSGAKKIVPSGCRAMIGQVAGGGRTEKPLLKAGNAYHKYRVKRNCWPKVRGVAMNPVEHPHGGGNHQHIGHASTVRRDAPPGQKVGLIAARRTGRLRGQAAATAAKADKA encoded by the exons ATGGGTCGTGTGATCCGAGCTCAACGTAAGGGAGCATGCTCCGTCTTCAAATCCCACACCCACCACCGCAAGGGCCCCGCCCGCTTCCGTTCTCTGGACTTTGGCGAGCGCAACGGCTACTTGAAAGGAGTCGTCAACGAAATCATTCACGACCCGGGTCGCGGTGCCCCGTTAGCCCGTGTCAGTTTCCGCCACCCTTTCCGTTACCAGCAACAGAAGGAGTTGTTCGTTGCCGCTGAAGGAATGTTTACTGGGCAATTCGTTTACTGCGGGAAGAAAGCTACTTTGATGGTCGGAAATGTTTTGCCCCTCAGATCCATCCCTGAAGGAGCTGTGGTTTGCAACGTGGAGCATAAGATGGGTGACCGTGGTGTCTTTGCTAGAGCCTCTGGTGATTATGCTATTGTTATCAGTCACAACCCTGATAACGGAACCACTAG GATCAAGCTTCCATCTGGAGCTAAGAAGATTGTGCCCAGTGGGTGCCGTGCTATGATTGGTCAGGTTGCTGGAGGTGGACGTACTGAGAAGCCCCTTCTTAAGGCTGGTAATGCTTACCACAAGTACCGTGTGAAGAGGAACTGCTGGCCTAAGGTTCGTGGTGTTGCTATGAATCCTGTGGAACATCCTCATGGTGGTGGTAACCATCAACATATTGGTCATGCTAGCACAGTTCGCCGTGATGCACCACCTGGTCAAAAGGTTGGTCTTATTGCCGCACGTAGGACTGGTCGTCTCCGAGGTCAAGCTGCCGCTACAGCTGCCAAAGCTGATAAGGCTTAA
- the LOC113691124 gene encoding scarecrow-like protein 21: protein MDSHQFFGYSVAGADISSYPSYSTAPSVPNRLYGSLKFELRNSPNSPFLSHFDSETLTTLSDGQEQHSSTENLSEASPSCNSSLNYTSSCYQQLSSSPDSSQEKPQISSGGTTLFQNPNNGHNIKYTLQQLETALMGPDEEATTSAPSVGENKGPQASGQKSRALSQENQPLGSQIIHSQPSYALHLRKSGNELPMEKRLRAIEELSLKGIPPTNLKQLLMECARAFYENELENFEKLVETARGAVSITGEPIQRLGAYMLEGLIARKEASGTNIYRTLRCKEPEGKDLLSYMHILYEICPYLKFGYMAANGAIAEACRNEDRIHIVDFQIAQGTQWMTLLQALAARPSGAPHVRITGIDDPVSQYARGEGLAAVGKRLAAISEKFNIPVEFHAVPVFAPEVTRDMLCIRPGEALAVNFPLQLHHTPDESVDVTNPRDGLLRMVKALNPKVVTLVEQESKTNTAPFLPRFWETLEYYSAIFESIDVTMPRDRKERINVEQHCLARDIVNIIACEGKERVERHELFGKWKSRFTMAGFRQYPLSSYVNSVIRGLLRCYSEHYTLVEADGAMLLGWKDRNLISASAWH from the coding sequence ATGGATTCACATCAATTTTTTGGATATAGCGTTGCTGGTGCAGACATATCATCATACCCTTCTTATTCCACTGCCCCTTCAGTGCCAAATAGACTCTACGGCTCACTGAAATTTGAGTTAAGGAACTCACCTAATTCACCTTTCTTGTCTCATTTTGATTCTGAGACTCTTACCACACTGAGTGACGGTCAAGAACAGCATAGTTCAACAGAAAATCTTTCTGAAGCCAGTCCATCCTGTAATTCTTCATTAAATTATACCAGTAGTTGCTACCAGCAGTTAAGCTCATCTCCAGATTCCAGTCAAGAAAAACCTCAAATCTCTTCTGGTGGAACTACTCTTTTTCAGAATCCAAATAATGGTCATAACATAAAGTACACTTTGCAGCAACTGGAGACTGCTCTAATGGGACCAGATGAAGAAGCAACAACATCAGCTCCCTCTGTAGGGGAAAATAAAGGCCCACAAGCATCAGGCCAGAAATCCAGGGCCTTGAGCCAGGAAAATCAACCCCTGGGATCGCAAATAATTCATTCCCAGCCGTCTTATGCCTTGCACCTGAGGAAATCAGGAAATGAACTTCCTATGGAGAAGCGTCTGAGAGCGATTGAAGAATTGTCCCTGAAGGGTATCCCTCCAACTAATCTTAAACAATTGTTGATGGAATGTGCTCGAGCATTTTATGAAAATGAGCTAGAGAACTTTGAGAAATTGGTTGAAACAGCACGTGGTGCTGTAAGCATCACTGGTGAGCCAATTCAGCGTCTTGGTGCTTACATGCTTGAAGGGCTAATAGCAAGGAAAGAGGCATCGGGAACCAACATTTACCGGACTCTGAGATGCAAGGAGCCAGAAGGCAAGGACTTGCTTTCATACATGCATATTCTGTATGAAATATGTCCTTACTTGAAATTTGGCTACATGGCTGCAAATGGTGCCATTGCAGAAGCATGTAGAAACGAAGATCGCATCCACATTGTGGACTTCCAAATTGCTCAGGGCACACAATGGATGACTCTCTTACAAGCACTTGCTGCAAGGCCTAGTGGTGCTCCTCATGTGCGTATTACTGGCATTGATGACCCAGTTTCTCAGTATGCACGCGGAGAAGGTTTGGCAGCAGTAGGCAAGCGTTTAGCAGCCATTTCTGAAAAGTTCAATATTCCAGTGGAGTTCCATGCAGTGCCAGTTTTCGCTCCAGAGGTTACAAGGGATATGCTGTGTATAAGGCCTGGTGAAGCTCTGGCTGTGAACTTCCCCCTGCAGCTCCATCACACACCTGATGAGAGTGTTGATGTGACCAATCCAAGAGATGGGCTTCTCAGAATGGTGAAGGCACTTAATCCCAAGGTCGTCACCCTGGTGGAACAAGAATCAAAGACGAATACTGCTCCATTTCTCCCCAGGTTTTGGGAAACTCTAGAATACTATTCGGCAATATTTGAGTCGATAGATGTCACTATGCCAAGGGACAGGAAGGAGCGAATTAATGTGGAGCAACACTGTTTGGCCAGGGATATAGTGAATATTATAGCTTGCGAAGGAAAGGAAAGGGTTGAACGCCATGAGCTCTTTGGAAAGTGGAAATCCAGATTTACGATGGCTGGGTTTCGGCAATATCCTCTGAGTTCTTATGTCAATTCAGTGATAAGAGGCCTGTTAAGGTGTTACTCAGAACACTATACACTAGTGGAGGCTGATGGCGCTATGCTGTTGGGGTGGAAAGACAGGAATCTGATTTCTGCGTCTGCTTGGCACTGA
- the LOC113689734 gene encoding organelle RRM domain-containing protein 2, mitochondrial-like, whose amino-acid sequence MAMKAAAIKLKAAAAPSTGFRALLFSTSRFPFNQPSPAQKPPPAEPSTNLFVSGLSKRTTNEGLRGAFEKFGNVVDAKVVCDRVSGFSKGFGFVRYATLQEAEAGIKGMDGQFLDGWVIFAEYARPRNPSPPTQNGASNGFSSTNFR is encoded by the exons ATGGCGATGAAGGCAGCAGCTATCAAGTTGAAGGCCGCCGCGGCGCCTAGCACCGGTTTTAGGGCTCTTCTATTCTCGACGTCAAGATTCCCATTTAATCAACCGTCCCCTGCTCAGAAGCCGCCTCCTGCTGAACCCTCCACCAATCTCTTCGTTTCCG GACTCAGCAAACGTACAACTAATGAGGGTCTCCGAGGTGCCTTTGAGAAGTTCGGAAATGTGGTCGATG CAAAAGTGGTCTGTGATCGAGTGTCTGGATTTTCAAAAGGTTTTGGTTTTGTTAGATATGCAACTTTACAAGAAGCTGAGGCTGGTATTAAGGGCATGGATGGCCAG TTTCTGGATGGCTGGGTTATCTTCGCAGAGTATGCAAGACCAAGAAATCCTTCTCCACCAACTCAAAATGGTGCTTCAAATGGTTTCAGCAGCACTAATTTtcgatga